TTAATAATTAAGGGAAGAATGGTATTATCAATAACCTTTTTCCAGGGTAATAACAAATCCTTCTGATACATATAGCTAACATGTCCGATTTCTCCGGTGCAATCCCTACCATCAATATATACTTTACCCTCATCAATGGGTACTATCCCGGCTATCATGTTGAAGATGGTGCTTTTTCCACAACCACTGGGTCCAATTAAGGTTACAAACTCATTCTTACTCAGATAAAAAGAAACATCTTCAATAATGGGCATCTTTTCATATTGTTGTGTAAAATGACTGACTCTTAATTTAATATTATTTCTCCTCTCCCGGTAAAAAAGAATTATCAAAAGCTGACTCTACCTCAAGCATTCTGTCTATAAGACCTCTTCCGTACAGCCAACTGGCATAATTTCCCCAGCGTTGTGCCTTCATCTCACCCCAGTAGGGGGCATCAGCCTGATACTCTTTTGCTAAATACTGCTGACTGGCAATAGCTATTTCACAGTCAATTTCCGGTGCATATTTTAGCAAATCCTGAACGGCTAACTCCGGATTTACTATAGAGAATTGATAACCTTTTTTAGTAGCCCTTAAAAACTTGCGCACTAATTCCGGCTCCGTTGCCAATAGTTGTTCTCGAGCAATTATTACTGGTGTATAAAAATCCAATTCTGGAGCATAATCCTGTAAAAAGATAAAGTTAATGGGAAAATTTTTAAGCTCTGAAGCTACTCCATCCCACCCGTAGTAAATCCAGGTATAATCTACATATTCCTGAACCGCGGCAAAAAAGTCAATAGCACCGATAGTTACTATTTCCGTTTTACTAAAATCAGCCCTATCAATATCCATTAAGGCCTTAATTGTTGCTTCCTCAACAGGAGAACCCCAGCCACCATATTTCTTACCCTCAAAATCACGGGGACGCTTAATTCCCTTTTCCACCGGAGAAGCAAAACCGGATGTATTATGCTGAAGAATAGCAGCAATAGCAACTACTGGTAATGGTTCTTCAGAGGTGCGAGCAAAGGTAACCTGTTCTTGATAACTGATACCAAATTCTCCCTGACCGGCTGCAATTAAGGCAGCTGAACCTCCCTCTGAGGGCTGAATAATATTTACCAGTAATCCTTCCTCCTGATAAAAGCCTCTTTCCAGAGCAACATACATTCCGGTGTGATTGGTATTGGGAACCCAATCTAATAAAACAGTAACTTCTCTCAATGACTCCCCTGATAAGACAACAGCTGTATTAATCATTAGCATAAATAGCATACTTACCAGACAGGTAAGAAAAATAATGGAATATTCTAATTTTTTAATTTTGTAAATATACCACATATCTCTACACTCCTTTTTATTACTCATTTATTCATTGCCCTTCTCCAGGGCATTACCAGAAATTGAATCAGTTCAATTATCTTAAATAGAATCATACTTAAGATTATGATAATCAGAATACTGGCAAAAACTTTATCCAGAGCAAAGGATTGCCTCACCCGGGTCATATAAACACCCAATCCTGATTTACCTCCCATCCATTCTCCTATTACCGCACCGATGATACTATAAGTGGCAGCAATTTTAAGACCAGAAAAAAAACTGCTTAAAGATGATGGGAACTTGGCTAAATAAAAAATTTGCCAGCGATTTGCCTTCATTGATTTCATTAAATTTAATAAATCCTGATCCAAAGAGTTTAGTCCTTCTAGTAGACTGACCACAATAGGGAAAAAACAGACCAGTATTACTACCATGATTTTGGGAAGTATACCAAATCCAAACCACATAGCAAAAAGGGGAGCCAGAACCATAATAGGGATTGTTTGGGATATTACCAGTAATGGTTGTACAGCTTTCCTGATGAGAGTGAAATTATCCATTAATACTGCCAGGATTACCGAAATAACAATTGCGACAACCAATCCAGTTAACGCTTCTTGCAGGGTTGTATAAATATGCTCCTTTATATCTGGTAGAATCTTAATACATACCATTACAACATCCCAGGGTGAAGGCAAGATATAACGAGCAATAATCCCCCCATCAACAATTAGCTGCCAGAGAGATACTAAAAGAGCTAAAAAAAATAAGGGGATTGTTTTATCTCCTATATTTCCCAACCTTTTCATCAATGGACACACCTGTCTTTTTATAATCAATTTTTACCAGTGATATGACCCTTATTGCTCCCTGTTCTATACATATTTTTTGAGCTTTCTTGACTATCTCCAGTAATTCATCAAGTTCTCCTTCCAAGGTAGTCTCCATGGCACCAACTTCATACTTAATACCACAGGAAGCAATGTAGGAAATTACTTCATCTATTACCTGGTAAAGTCTTTCTTCTGCAACATATGGTAATACCTGTAATCCAAGAGTAATTTTAGCCATATTTACCTCCAAAAAAAATCGCTATTACCTGAACATAAGTAATAGCGATCAAATTTAACTCTATTTAAAGTCAAGGGTTACTTCCCTCCGCTAGAATTACCTAGGTCAGGTTCAGGGGTCAAAGCAAAA
This portion of the Atribacterota bacterium genome encodes:
- a CDS encoding ABC transporter substrate-binding protein — its product is MSNKKECRDMWYIYKIKKLEYSIIFLTCLVSMLFMLMINTAVVLSGESLREVTVLLDWVPNTNHTGMYVALERGFYQEEGLLVNIIQPSEGGSAALIAAGQGEFGISYQEQVTFARTSEEPLPVVAIAAILQHNTSGFASPVEKGIKRPRDFEGKKYGGWGSPVEEATIKALMDIDRADFSKTEIVTIGAIDFFAAVQEYVDYTWIYYGWDGVASELKNFPINFIFLQDYAPELDFYTPVIIAREQLLATEPELVRKFLRATKKGYQFSIVNPELAVQDLLKYAPEIDCEIAIASQQYLAKEYQADAPYWGEMKAQRWGNYASWLYGRGLIDRMLEVESAFDNSFLPGEEK
- a CDS encoding ABC transporter permease; its protein translation is MKRLGNIGDKTIPLFFLALLVSLWQLIVDGGIIARYILPSPWDVVMVCIKILPDIKEHIYTTLQEALTGLVVAIVISVILAVLMDNFTLIRKAVQPLLVISQTIPIMVLAPLFAMWFGFGILPKIMVVILVCFFPIVVSLLEGLNSLDQDLLNLMKSMKANRWQIFYLAKFPSSLSSFFSGLKIAATYSIIGAVIGEWMGGKSGLGVYMTRVRQSFALDKVFASILIIIILSMILFKIIELIQFLVMPWRRAMNK
- a CDS encoding thiamine-binding protein, coding for MAKITLGLQVLPYVAEERLYQVIDEVISYIASCGIKYEVGAMETTLEGELDELLEIVKKAQKICIEQGAIRVISLVKIDYKKTGVSIDEKVGKYRR